One window of the Zea mays cultivar B73 chromosome 3, Zm-B73-REFERENCE-NAM-5.0, whole genome shotgun sequence genome contains the following:
- the LOC103649593 gene encoding uncharacterized protein has product MSPKRVVLAPDLGVRDSVPKEETGGEYKPSASVFPIHHSGAVHRSFDEGSSDYGSIAPHGDAAEGCPTKPSAMPRVVLRSRHALRLPTQRVWFLFLQATARVLPHSAQWEPSWQQTTCDSRLGVDDPQGAANGGG; this is encoded by the exons ATGTCGCCCAAGCGTGTCGTCCTCGCCCCCGACCTCGGCGTGCGGGATTCGGTACCGAAAGAAGAGACAGGAGGAGAATACAAGCCCTCAGCCTCGGTGTTCCCCATTCACCACTCAGGCGCAGTCCATCGCTCCTTCGACGAGGGCTCCAGCGACtacggctccatcgctcctcatgGTGATGCCGCCGAGGGTTGTCCTACGAAGCCGTCCGCGATGCCGAGGGTTGTCCTACGAAGCAGACACGCCCTGCGGCTGCCCACACAAAGG GTTTGGTTCTTGTTCCTCCAAGCTACTGCGCGTGTGCTTCCACATTCGGCACAGTGGGAGCCCTCATGGCAGCAGACGACGTGTGACTCCAGACTCGGCGTAGACGACCCACAAGGAG CTGCTAATGGCGGAGGCTGA